The sequence ACACAGAGACCACATATGAGAACTGGCTCCCCTTCAAAGACAAAGTCAAAGCAACCAAAGAGAAAGGCCAGAAGAAAGCCAAGCACTTATCCCGTTCAACCGAACAGGACAAGCTGTACAAGTGATCCCTTGCAATGGGATGAGGGACTCAGCCTCAGTGGTGCCCAGTGGAGAATGAAGGACAATATTCCCTTGCTACGGGTTGACGTCAGAGAGGAAACGAGAAAGCTTCCTCATCGCCAACGTCTCCACCTGAGGAAGCGGACAGGAGCTCTTTCACACACTGTTGTGGGGAACGGACAGAGAGCTAAGGATGTGCGGGAGGCAGTTGGGTGACTGAGGTGTTTGCAGGCCCCATTTGGGAGTGTGTGCCAGCATTGGAAGATGCCTCTTCTTCCATCCCGGGTTCCACCCCAGGGAAGCTTCTGATGAAAGCCCGTGCACATCCCCCACAGCAGAGTGTTGGCAGACGTGCAAGGAATGGTGTCCAACCAGAGAAAGCAAGAGCAGGGACATCTGAAGAGCACACTGACTGATCCCCTTGGCGGGCAGGGGAGGGAACAAGTCCCTCTCccagcaggggctggaggcagatTGGGACTCCCCAGAAGAGCGCAAGAGGGGGCACCTGGGGACACTCACCCTCACGTAGTCACAGGACTCTGTCCCTTCCTTCCAGCTCGGCTGCTGCCTCCCTTGGGGTCTCCTGGGAAACCTCTGCACCAGAGCCTTCCTCCGCTGCTCGTCTTGCCTGCACAAGAAAGCACGTGAGCTGGGAGCAAGTTCCTTTTCCCATCCCGAGTTGGGCCAGACCTTGAGGCGGCCCAGGCCGCCTCCGTGTGGTATACGGAGACGGGGAGGGAAGCCCTGGGCCTTTGTCCCACCCCCGATTCGTCCCCCTGCCCCAGACAGCTTTGCTGGAGGAGTCCTTTCCGTTAGAGCCCAGTGCTTTTCTGTGGCTCTTGGGCGAAATTCCCAAATGTTCCCCACCCCCCTTAGGGACCGAGCCGGAGGAGAACCAGCTGCTGAGTGTGGaccctggaggagagggagctcctttccctttctctccatgTCGCTCTGCTTGTCTGGAGTGGCCGGTGTGCCCGGGGTGCAGGCGGAGGGACACGTGTGTCTGCTTAGATTTCAGCCCAAAGCTTGCTTCCAAGCTCCCGGGGTGCTCACCTTTGTctttgctccctctctctctccgcCTGGCTGGAGGGCCGCGGGATGGGCGGGACCTGCTGAGGCCGTGGTTCCAGGTTCTCCTTCAGCTTTCTGGAGCCCAAGGGCTGGGGGGCAAGGGCCCCTTGCCAACGCTTCATGGGGCACCTCAGGCTTCTCGCGTGGTGCCCAAAGGCTCCGCAGTCTTTGCACTTCACCTGCGGGGGGAGAAGGACATGGTCACCGAGGCAAGAGAAATCACAGGCCGCTTTCAAAGTGGGCTTTGTCAGCACACATTTCGAGAGGAGGCTATTGGCTTGGGACAGGGGACTTGACCTATGGCAGTGGGTGTCAGGACGGGGAAGAGGGTGTGGTGCCTCCCAGAGCCTATGTTCTCGGGAGGGACACGGCAGGGAGGACTGGAGGTCTCAGGGTGAGGACGAGGAGCCCGATGGAAAGACTGAGACCAACACCCAGCTGGACGTGACAGCAAATAGGAAGCCAGCTTGTTCCTCCGAGTCTCTGAATGGACCCGTGGGCCTGGTTTGGAGGACCCAAGACAGCGGGGCCTTGCCCGTGGAAGGACAACAGACTTATGGAGACACAATGGTCCCCGTCAGACCCTGCCCCTGGAGTCCAGGCCATGCCCGCTTCCCCACAGACCCAAGCCTCCACTTACCCTGGGATCCTCCTCCTCTGCCGGGGGAACACTCGGCCCCGCTGCTCCCTTGGGTTGCTTCTTCCGTTTCTGGGCCTTGAGCAGGCTGGCAGGCCAGTGCCGTGTGGAAGGATCCGCCATCTGCCCCACCTGTGCGGAGCCTCACCTCCGTCTCCCCGAGGACTTGCTTTCCGGGGTTCCTGagtccaaagaaaaagaaagcgatcagacacacacacacagaaaaaagtcCCCGTCGCACCTCCGTCTCCGAGGCTGGGTGAAGGGACCTCTTTGATCACTGAGTCCAAACACATTCGTCGCAAAGGCATCTCTCCCTCCCACATATGTTCTCACTCTCTCATGACTCCCTCCCGCCCGAATAGGACTCTGACCAAGACAAGACCCAGGAGGCATCCATGGTGACTTTGGAATGGCCTCCTTGAGAGACCGGTTTGAGAGACTCGCCTTGGGTGCTTCGCGATGCGGTGTGTTTGCACCAAGGAAGACAGGATTGCGCCAGGTGTGCACAAGAACAGAGGCTAGATTTCACGCCTGGGCACACGTATTGGAAGATCAAAAGCAACGTATGCCTTCCTCTTGAAAGTTTGAATTTCCGCATTGACATCAAGGGATGCGATTTGGCAATtgaaattcacatggaaaaaaGATTTGCCCCGCCACTGGACGGGAAGCTTCACAAGGTCGGCAGGGCCCAACCcgtcttcttttctctttggcctTCGTGCCCCATTTCTAACTGCTTTCCAAACCATGCCAAATGACTACGTTTGCACTAAATAGGAACAAATCCATTCACGAGGCTTGAATTGCCCATCGCCCAAGCCCCGAGGTTTCCCTACCTTTGCCCTCCCGACCCCTCACTCCTCAGGGTCTGTTTGCTTTGGAACTGGAGAAATGGTGTATTTCCTCAGTGGCTGTTCACAAGATTCCTATGAAACTCCCACAATCCTTGCCCTAGTGCCTAAAGCCATAGCCCTCCCCATTTGAGGACCACATTGGTAAAGGAAACCCACCTGAAAGCGAGCTGTGCTCCTCGTTCCGTCCGTAGACTGTAGAAAGGTGGGTGCAGGACCAACTGCCCAGGCCGTGGGGCAGCTTCCCAGGGGCCTGCGGAAGGGGGAGTGTGGGAGGGTCCTTTGCGGTCAGGCTTTTATAGGGTTTCCAGGTCACGTGACCTTGTGAGGGGGATCTCAGTC is a genomic window of Equus quagga isolate Etosha38 unplaced genomic scaffold, UCLA_HA_Equagga_1.0 HiC_scaffold_22670_RagTag, whole genome shotgun sequence containing:
- the LOC124232088 gene encoding putative protein FAM90A20P, which codes for MADPSTRHWPASLLKAQKRKKQPKGAAGPSVPPAEEEDPRVKCKDCGAFGHHARSLRCPMKRWQGALAPQPLGSRKLKENLEPRPQQVPPIPRPSSQAEREREQRQRQDEQRRKALVQRFPRRPQGRQQPSWKEGTESCDYVRPPPCSADEAPQVATKAPPDLQGSGLQPGHNAPPLSAVQPCTVPHRPPLHHVPGQPLRMLFTRSDKGWWSSRFLTAPSFHPAEKTSRPVESPPILQQSEGQRSRVPPSVLYEDLQVSSSSEESVWEGDASRP